CTCGGCGCCGACGCCTTCATGGTCAAGCCGAAGGAACCCGAGGAGATCTGGCAGGAGATCGAGAGGGTCGTGGAGCGGGCGCGCTCCCGGGAGGGGACCTCGCATGAAGTCGAGGAGGAGGAGTACCTGCGCCAGTACTCGCGGATAGTAACGGCAAAGGTAGAGGAGAAGGTCAGGGAGCTGGAGCGGGCCAACGAAGTCATCAGGCAGAGGGCAAAGAGTTACCGCAACCTCTTCAACAGTATCCGTGACGTCATCATCGTTACCGACGACGACCGCATCATCGCCGACGCCAACCAGCCGGCGCTGCGCGACGCCTTTGGTTATGAGCTTCATGAGGTACAGGGGAAGGATGTGCGGATCCTGTATGCCGATGACGACGGGTACCGGGCCTCCGCTGTGCCGGTCGCGAGGAAGAGGCCGGAGGCCGGCAGTGTGCTGGAAGTCCCCTTCACAAAGAAGAGCGGGGACACCTTTATCGGCGAGCTGTCACTGATCAGGCGTCTCGGGGAGGAGGGGGTGCCGACAGGCAACATCGGGATCATCCGCGACATAAGCGAGCGAAAAAGGGTGGAGGAGGCGCTGCGCACCAGCGAGAGGGAGCGGTACCAGCTCGAGGCCGAGCTGCGGCTGGCGGCCGAGGTGCAGGCGAAGCTCCTGCCGCGGTCATCCCCTCTCCTGCCCGGCTTCGAGATCTCCGCGGCCTGCTTCCCCGCCCGCCAGATCGGGGGGGACTTCTACGACTGGCTGGAAATATCCCCCGGGGTAATAGCGGTAACGCTGGGGGACGTCATGGGGCACGGCCTTGCCGCCGCGGTACTAATGGCGGAGGTGCGGGCGACGGTCCGGTCACTGAGCGCGCACAACGAGCCGGAGAAGGCAATGCAACGGGTGGAGTATGCCTTGCGCCACGACCTTGAGCGCTCGGAGGCATTCGTCACCATGTTCCACGCGCGTGTGGAGGGGAAGAGCCGTACCCTCACCTTTGTCGACTGCGGCCACGGTTTCGCCTTTTTGCGGAGAGCCGACGGCTGGGTGGAGGAGTTGCTGCCGCGCGGGCTCCCGATCGGCGTGCCGTCGAGGGAAAGGTACCAGGAAGGGCGACTGACGTTCGAGCCGGGAGATGCACTGGTGCTGTACAGCGACGGACTGATAGATGCGCGTCCGGAGCTCGAGCTGACTCCGAAGCTGCTGGCGAGGTGCCTTGAAGGGAGTGCGAATTCCCGGGAGATGGTGGAGCGGCTGACCTCCCTCCCCGGCGTCCCCTCCCCCCCCCCGGACGACCTGACGGTGCTGGTGGTGCTGTGCAAGCCGTGAAGGAAAGAGGTCTCGGTGCGAAAAGGTCCCCCCTCCCCTTGCGGGAGGGGGTCAGGGGGTGGGGGAAGGCGCCACCTCAATCCATATGCTGGCAGCTTCACCCACTCCCCAGCCCCCTCCCGTCCAGGGAGGGGGAGCTCTCCTACATCATATCCATGCCCCCCATCCCGCCGGGCATTGCCGGCATCGCGGACTCCTCGCGCGGCTTCTCGGAGATCACTGCCTCGGTCGTGAGCATGAGGCCGGCGATGGAGGCGGCGTTTTGCAGCGCGGTGCGGGAGACCTTCGTCGGGTCGATGATCCCCGCCTGGATCATGTCGACGTAGATGTCGTCGGCGGCGTTGTAGCCGTAGGCGCCATCTGCGTTTCTCACCCTGTCGACTACGATGGAGCCGTCCACCCCGGCATTCAGCGCGATCTGGCGGATTGGCGCCTCCAGCGCATCCTTCACGATGCTGACCCCGAATTGCTGCTCGGTATCAAGCTGTACCTCGGTCAGCACCCGCAGTGCGCGCAGGTAGGCGACGCCGCCGCCCGGTACGATCCCTTCGTCGACGGCAGCGCGGGTCGCATGCAGCGCGTCCTCCACCCTCGCCTTCTTCTCCTTCATCTCCGTCTCGGTCGCTGCGCCGACCTTGATGACCGCGACACCACCGACAAGCTTTGCCAGGCGCTCCTGCAGCTTTTCTTTGTCGTAATCGCTGGTCGTCTCCTCGATCTGCGCGCGCATCATCTTCACACGCCCCTGGATATCGGCTTCCTGACCGGCGCCGTCGATGATGGTGGTGTTGTCCTTGTCGACCGTTGCCCTCTTCGCGTGACCGAGCATGTCCAGTGTGGCGTTTTCCAGCTTGAAGCCGAGCTCCTCTGAGATCACCTTGCCCCCGGTGAGGATCGCGATGTCCTCGAGCATCGCCTTCCTGCGGTCCCCGAAGCCGGGGGCCTTCACTGCGCAGACGTTGAGGACGCCGCGCAGCTTGTTCACCACGAGGGTGGCGAGTGCTTCGCCTTCGATGTCTTCGGAGATGATGAGGAGGGGACGGCCGGACTTGGCGATCTTTTCCAGGATCGGAAGAAGCTCCTTCATGTTGGAGATCTTCTTGTCGTGAATGAGGATGGCGACGTTCTCCAGGTTGGCCTCCATCCGCTCCGGATCGGTGACAAAGTAGGGGGAAAGGTAGCCGCGGTCAAACTGCATCCCCTCCACCGTCTCGAGAGTCGTCTCCATCGATTTTGCTTCCTCGACCGTGATGACCCCTTCCTTGCCGACCTTTTCCATTGCCTGGGCGATGATGTCGCCGATCGTCTTGTCGTTGTTGGCGGAGATGGTGCCGACCTGCGCGATTTCCTTGTGGTCCTGGATCGGCTTGGAGAGGTTCTTCAACTCCTCGACCACGATCTCGACGCCGCGGTCGATGCCGCGCTTGAGCTCCATCGGGTTGTGCCCGGCGGCAACGAGCTTCGTCCCCTGCCGATAGATCGCCTGCGCCAGAACGGTCGCGGTGGTGGTGCCGTCACCGGCCGTGTCGGAGGTCTTGGACGCGACCTCTTTCACCAGCTGCGCTCCCATGTTCTCGAACTTGTCGTGGACCTCGATCTCTTTCGCGACTGTGACGCCGTCCTTGGTGATGAGGGGCGAGCCGTACGACTTCTCGATAACCACGTTGCGCCCCTTCGGGCCGAGGGTGACCTTCACGGCATCCGCTAGGGTATTGACCCCTTTGAGGATCGCGTTGCTCCCCTCCGCGTTGAACTTGATCAGTTTTGCTGCCATCTATGATTCCTCCTGATATGCATGTGGAAGTTGGTGAAGTGCAGTATGGGCTACGCTGGGGGCCTACTCGATGACTCCGAGGATGTCGTCCTCACGCATGATGAGGAGCTCCTCCCCGTCGACCTTTATCTCGTTTCCGGCGTACTTGCCGAAGAGGACCTTGTCGCCGACCTTCACGTCCAGCGGGAATATCTTGCCGTCGTCACTGCGCTTTCCTTTGCCTACGGCGACAATTTCACCCCTTTGGGGTTTCTCTTTAGCAGTCTCCGGAATGAAGATGCCGCCGGCTGTACGGGCTTCTTCTTCCAGCCTTTTCACGATGATTCGGTCCTGCATCGGTCTCAGGTTCATGCTTTGTCTCCTTCCTCAAAAGAATGTGGTGTGGCAAAAAAATAGCACTCAAAAATAGAGAGTGCTAATGCTCCGGGCAATAATAAGCAGCGTGAGGCAAAAATCAAGGGGACGGGAGGAAGAAAATTGCAGCAAACGCGGGCACCGGCGCGCGGTGCCATTGGCAATGCGGGCTTCTCTGCTACTATCTCACCGGAGAATCATGTAGGCCGGAATAAGCGTTAGCGTTTCCGGCACAAGGCCGCGATTATGCCGGGAACGCCTCCGGCTTATCCCGGCCTACAGTCACATTTCACCCGGATGTCAGACTGCCGACCTTTGGCGCTACACCGCCATCGCAGGATGCATACGCTCCAGCGCGAGGCACCTTCTGGTGAATTCTGGTGAAATGTAGGCCGGAATAAGCGGAGCGTTTCCGGCACAAGGCCGCGATTATGCCGGGAACGCCTCCGGCTTATCCCGGCCTACATTCAATTTCACCCTGATGTCAGACTGCCGACCTTTGGCGCTACAGCGCCATCGCAGGATGCATACGCTCCAGCGCGGGGCACCTTCTGGTGAATTCTGGTGAAATGTAGGCCGGAATAAGCGGAGGGTTTCCGGCACAAGGCCGCGATTATGCCGGGAACGCCTCCGGCTTATCCCGGCCTACATTACACAGCGATCTCCATTTCGGAATATACGCCATGATGCCTCAACGCATTCATCCCCTGAACGAGCGTCCCCTCCGCCCCGGGCCGGTGGTGTACTGGATGAGCCGGGACCAGCGGGTCGCGGACAACTGGGCGCTCCTCCATGCCCAGGAACTTGCGATCCAGGGGCGCCACCCTCTTGCTGTGGTATTCACCCTGGTGCCGGAGTTCCTCGGAGCGGCGCTGCGGCAGTATGCCTTCATGCTGAAGGGGCTGCAACAGGTGGCAGAGCGCCTCGCACAGTTGAAGATCCCGTTTTACCTCCTCACAGGGGACCCGCCCGCGGAAATTGCCGCCTTCGTCGTGCAGCACCGCGCTGGGGCGGTGGTGGCGGACTTCGACCCGCTGCGCATAAAGCGGCAGTGGCGGGAAGAGGCGGCAAAGCACCTTCCGGTGCCGCTGGTCGAGGTAGATGCCCACAATATCGTCCCCTGCCGCTACGTCTCGAGCCGCCAGGAGTTCGGCGCATACACCTTGCGACCGAAGATCCGCCGTCTGCTGCATGACTTCCTGGACGAGTTCCCGCCACTCCTCCCCCACCCTACTCCATGGCCACTCCCGCCTCCCCTCTTCGACAGCGAAAGGGTGCTGTCTTCACTCCCCCTCGACCGCACGGTCCCTGAGGTGAGGCGCGTTTCTCCTGGCGAGGATGCTGCGAGAGAGCGGCTCCAGAATTTTCTTGATGAAGGGGTCGACCTCTACGAGACCCGCCGCAACGACCCGTCCCAGGACGGCCAATCGGGGCTCTCCCCTTTTCTGCACTTTGGCCAGCTTTCGGCGCAGCGGGTGGCGTTGGAGACGGGGCGGCAGGAGGGAAGCATCTCCTCACGAGAGGCCTTTCTCGAGGAGTTGATCGTGCGGCGGGAGCTTTCGGACAACCTCTGCCAGTACAACCTGCACTACGACAGCATCGAGGGGCTACCGGGTTGGGCGCGCGAAACCCTGGACGAGCACCGGGAGGACCCGCGCGAGTTCGTGTACTCGCTGGAGGAATTCGCCGCCGGAGATACGCACGATCCGCTGTGGAACGCGTCGCAGCTCGAAATGGTGCGGACCGGAAGGATGCACGGCTACCTGCGCATGTACTGGGCGAAAAAGATCCTGGAGTGGACGGAGACGCCCGAGGAGGCGATGAAGGTCGCCATCGCCTTGAACGACCGGTACCAGCTGGACGGGCGCGACCCCAACGGTTACGCGGGCATCTCCTGGAGTATCGGGGGGATGCACGACCGCGCCTGGGGCGAGCGCCCTATCTTCGGAAAGGTTCGCTACATGAACGACAAGGGGTGCCGGCGCAAGTTCAGCGTGGCGGGTTACATCGCGCGGGTGCAGGAGATGAAGGACCGAATGGAGGGTGGAAATGTTCTTTCATGACATGAGACGGCTGGAACGCATCCAGAGGCTGACGATGAGTCTGGGGGATGCCTGGACATTTTTCTCCGATCCCGCAAACCTTCCGGTCATCACTCCTCCGGAGCTGGGCTTCACGATGGCTGGCCCGCTCCCCCCGAGGATGCATCCCGGCATGATTGCGTCGTACACCGTCACGCCGTTCGGGCTCATTCGCCTGGGGTGGATCACCGAGATCACCCACGTGGAGGAGCCACACTTCTTCGTGGACGAGCAGCGCTTCGGGCCGTACCGTTTCTGGCACCACCAGCACCACATGCGCGAGGTGCCGGGAGGGGTGGAGATGCACGACATCGTGCACTACATTCTCCCCTTTGCCCCCTTCAGCCGCATCATCGCAGGGCAGGTAGCGAAGCAGCTGGACACCATCTTTGATTTCCGGCACAAGACGCTGCAGAAAATGTTCAGCACGACGCTGTAGCCCCCGCCGCAGTTGCGACATATTTTGTCGCACCTCTGTGTTTTACTTACAATACCAAACACTGGAGGTGCGCCATGATCTATCTCACCAACGACACCCTGGACCACGCCGTCTATTTCGAATTCTGCGGGAAAGAGCCGCACACCCTCGGGAGCAGCCGGGAGCAGCGCTACTTCGGGCTCCTCGGAAACGGCATTTACGAGGTGCCGGTGACCCTGAAGAGCCACCACGGGCGGATCGATGTCGACTTCGGAAGGAGCGAGCTCTTCAGCCTTGTGGAAGAGGATGATGTGCGGAGGATTATCGGGGAGATGGTGAAGGAGAGGACGCTGCACTGACAATACGGAGCACTGGCCCCGAGCCGGCGCCGGCGTCCATGTAGGCCGGGATAAGACGCCAGACGTTCCCGGCGGTCCACCGACAGACGAGGCTCAGGGCCACGGACGTGTGAGACAAATCCCCCCTGTCCCCCCTTCGCAAAGGGGGGAACGCGAGTTCGGGTGCAGCGCTTTGTCGAAAGGTACTCCAGCTTCTCCGGCTTTTACGGAAGCTCACGCACTGACGCAGGCGCGCGGCAGCGAATGCCGGAAACGCTACCGCTTATTCCGGCCTACATGGCTACACGGCCACAGGTGAGTTTCGGGGTTCCGGCTGTCGTCTGTCAATGTAGGCCGGGATAAGCCGCCAGGCGTTCCCGGCGGTCCACCGACAGACGAGGCTCAGGGCCACGGACGTGTGAGACAAATCCCCCCTGTCCCCCCTTCGCAAAGGGGGGAACGTGAGTTCGCGTGCAGCGCTGCGTGGAAATGTAGTCGATGCTCCCACGAATTACCGGAAGTTCCCTCGCAAAGGGAGAGACGCCTACTGTAGGCCGGGATAAGCCGCCAGGCGTTCCCGGCGGTCCACCGACTGACGCAGGGGCGCGGCAGCAAATGCCGGAAACGCTACCGCTTATTCCGGCCTACATGGCTACAGCGCTACTGGTGGGGTTGCGGCCACTCACCGCCACCCCTGTCGCCACTCTTTCTTCTACGCCAGCTTGAACCGGCTGACCAGTTCCTCCAGAAGTCTGGCGTTGGTTGCGAGCTGGGCTGATGCGGCTGCCGTTTCGCTTGCACCGCGCGATGTCTCCTGCACGACTCCGGTCACCTGGTGGACGTTAGAGGTGATCTCGGTCGTCGTGGCGGTCTGCTCCTCGGCTGCCGTGGCGATCTGGTTGATCTGCATCGCCACCTCGTTGATCTGCCCGAGGATCTCCTCCAACGCCTCGCCCGACTTCTTCGAGCTCTCGGCCCCCTTCTCTACCTCGCAGACCCCTTCATCCATCGCCAGCACGGCGGTCCGGATCTCGCTCTGGATCGCGCGGATCATTTCCGATATTTCCTTCGTCGCCTTCGTGGTCCGCTCCGCAAGTGCGCGCACTTCGTCTGCGACGACTGCAAAGCCTCTCCCCTGCTCCCCTGCCCTGGCAGCCTCGATCGCCGCGTTGAGCGCGAGGAGGTTCGTCTGGTCGGCGATGTCCTCAATGGTGCCCACGATCTCGCCGATCTGCTCGGAGCGCACCCCGAGATCCTCCACCGTTTGCGCTGACCGCTTTACCTGTGCCGCGATCTTGCCCATACCGGCAATCGTTTCGGTGACGACTTCACTTCCCCTCGTGGCGGTCTTGGACGTGCGATCCGAGCTCGTTGCGGCCATCATGCAGCTGCGCGCGATATCCCCGCTCGTCGCCGCCATCTCCTCACTGGCTGTCGCCACCGTCTCTGTCTGAGAGGCCACTTCCTCCGCGCCGCTGGCGATAATAGATGCAGTCGACTGCAGCTGGTAGGAGGCCTGCGTCACGTGCTGGGAAGTGGTGGCAACTTTAGTAAGGATCTCACGCATGTTGGCGACCACCTTTCGGGATGAGGCCGCCAGTTCACCGATTTCGTCACGGGTGGAAACGGTCACGGACTGGGTGAGGTCACCGTCGGCGAGCCGGGCGTTGGCGGAAACGATCTCCGCAACAGGGCGCGTGATGCTCCTGGTCACGAAGAACCCGAACCCTGCTCCCAGCAGAACAGCGATTGCCGAGAGGACAATGGCGAGATTGCGGGTAAGGGTGCAGGCCTCTGCAACATGCTCCCCAGCCTGAACCAGCGAGTCCCCCTGATATTTCGTCATTTTTTGCAGAGCCGCCATGTAGCCGAGCTGCGCATCCCGGTATTTCCCCATGAGAAGTTCCCCGGCTTCTTGCTTCTTCCCTGCCCTTATCAGGTCCATGACTTCTTTCTGGATTTCCTTGTAGGGAGCCCGCACGGCGTTTATCTCCTTCATCAGAGCGGTCGCCTCTGCGCTCATGCCGGATTCTTCCAGCGCCTTGAAGTCGGC
The DNA window shown above is from Geomonas sp. RF6 and carries:
- the groL gene encoding chaperonin GroEL (60 kDa chaperone family; promotes refolding of misfolded polypeptides especially under stressful conditions; forms two stacked rings of heptamers to form a barrel-shaped 14mer; ends can be capped by GroES; misfolded proteins enter the barrel where they are refolded when GroES binds), yielding MAAKLIKFNAEGSNAILKGVNTLADAVKVTLGPKGRNVVIEKSYGSPLITKDGVTVAKEIEVHDKFENMGAQLVKEVASKTSDTAGDGTTTATVLAQAIYRQGTKLVAAGHNPMELKRGIDRGVEIVVEELKNLSKPIQDHKEIAQVGTISANNDKTIGDIIAQAMEKVGKEGVITVEEAKSMETTLETVEGMQFDRGYLSPYFVTDPERMEANLENVAILIHDKKISNMKELLPILEKIAKSGRPLLIISEDIEGEALATLVVNKLRGVLNVCAVKAPGFGDRRKAMLEDIAILTGGKVISEELGFKLENATLDMLGHAKRATVDKDNTTIIDGAGQEADIQGRVKMMRAQIEETTSDYDKEKLQERLAKLVGGVAVIKVGAATETEMKEKKARVEDALHATRAAVDEGIVPGGGVAYLRALRVLTEVQLDTEQQFGVSIVKDALEAPIRQIALNAGVDGSIVVDRVRNADGAYGYNAADDIYVDMIQAGIIDPTKVSRTALQNAASIAGLMLTTEAVISEKPREESAMPAMPGGMGGMDMM
- a CDS encoding methyl-accepting chemotaxis protein, with product MKIGMRLGLAFGTILLIMIALSGFTIERLSFITGKVEAITHDNWPKTVLVHDINDNINIIARALRNAVILDDPAKVEKELARIPETSKHTLADFKALEESGMSAEATALMKEINAVRAPYKEIQKEVMDLIRAGKKQEAGELLMGKYRDAQLGYMAALQKMTKYQGDSLVQAGEHVAEACTLTRNLAIVLSAIAVLLGAGFGFFVTRSITRPVAEIVSANARLADGDLTQSVTVSTRDEIGELAASSRKVVANMREILTKVATTSQHVTQASYQLQSTASIIASGAEEVASQTETVATASEEMAATSGDIARSCMMAATSSDRTSKTATRGSEVVTETIAGMGKIAAQVKRSAQTVEDLGVRSEQIGEIVGTIEDIADQTNLLALNAAIEAARAGEQGRGFAVVADEVRALAERTTKATKEISEMIRAIQSEIRTAVLAMDEGVCEVEKGAESSKKSGEALEEILGQINEVAMQINQIATAAEEQTATTTEITSNVHQVTGVVQETSRGASETAAASAQLATNARLLEELVSRFKLA
- a CDS encoding SRPBCC family protein; this translates as MFFHDMRRLERIQRLTMSLGDAWTFFSDPANLPVITPPELGFTMAGPLPPRMHPGMIASYTVTPFGLIRLGWITEITHVEEPHFFVDEQRFGPYRFWHHQHHMREVPGGVEMHDIVHYILPFAPFSRIIAGQVAKQLDTIFDFRHKTLQKMFSTTL
- a CDS encoding deoxyribodipyrimidine photo-lyase; translated protein: MMPQRIHPLNERPLRPGPVVYWMSRDQRVADNWALLHAQELAIQGRHPLAVVFTLVPEFLGAALRQYAFMLKGLQQVAERLAQLKIPFYLLTGDPPAEIAAFVVQHRAGAVVADFDPLRIKRQWREEAAKHLPVPLVEVDAHNIVPCRYVSSRQEFGAYTLRPKIRRLLHDFLDEFPPLLPHPTPWPLPPPLFDSERVLSSLPLDRTVPEVRRVSPGEDAARERLQNFLDEGVDLYETRRNDPSQDGQSGLSPFLHFGQLSAQRVALETGRQEGSISSREAFLEELIVRRELSDNLCQYNLHYDSIEGLPGWARETLDEHREDPREFVYSLEEFAAGDTHDPLWNASQLEMVRTGRMHGYLRMYWAKKILEWTETPEEAMKVAIALNDRYQLDGRDPNGYAGISWSIGGMHDRAWGERPIFGKVRYMNDKGCRRKFSVAGYIARVQEMKDRMEGGNVLS
- the groES gene encoding co-chaperone GroES, producing MNLRPMQDRIIVKRLEEEARTAGGIFIPETAKEKPQRGEIVAVGKGKRSDDGKIFPLDVKVGDKVLFGKYAGNEIKVDGEELLIMREDDILGVIE
- a CDS encoding SpoIIE family protein phosphatase, translated to MRVLVVDDNAADRKILRYVLERHDSEVIDAGDGEQGFQQAERHVPDLIISDALMPRMDGFEFLHRIKAAPALRHIPFIFYSSVYTGDRDEKLARSLGADAFMVKPKEPEEIWQEIERVVERARSREGTSHEVEEEEYLRQYSRIVTAKVEEKVRELERANEVIRQRAKSYRNLFNSIRDVIIVTDDDRIIADANQPALRDAFGYELHEVQGKDVRILYADDDGYRASAVPVARKRPEAGSVLEVPFTKKSGDTFIGELSLIRRLGEEGVPTGNIGIIRDISERKRVEEALRTSERERYQLEAELRLAAEVQAKLLPRSSPLLPGFEISAACFPARQIGGDFYDWLEISPGVIAVTLGDVMGHGLAAAVLMAEVRATVRSLSAHNEPEKAMQRVEYALRHDLERSEAFVTMFHARVEGKSRTLTFVDCGHGFAFLRRADGWVEELLPRGLPIGVPSRERYQEGRLTFEPGDALVLYSDGLIDARPELELTPKLLARCLEGSANSREMVERLTSLPGVPSPPPDDLTVLVVLCKP